The following proteins are co-located in the Argopecten irradians isolate NY chromosome 9, Ai_NY, whole genome shotgun sequence genome:
- the LOC138331214 gene encoding uncharacterized protein, whose amino-acid sequence MKFRIRPVNHSSENVHSLMLDSFVQHSEDGYIAENPLQWDLSKGFYFRLNDDGTVAMVHYDHADDEEVVALKKVLTSTLSAKANIQRTHQREFSNREVDHAGDLEHQYSVTRGPQGMVLRRSHNSSDDVHRNHNKTIHYNSLGTVKYVLADDTIRLRQSKSRNISTNALNAVPIQDWSSGDFPQISSNAVSKLQLTKKR is encoded by the exons ATGAAG tTTCGGATCCGTCCCGTTAACCACTCGTCCGAGAATGTCCACTCACTAATGCTGGATAGCTTTGTACAGCACTCCGAGGATGGTTACA tcgCAGAGAACCCTCTACAATGGGATTTGTCTAAAGG GTTTTATTTCCGGCTGAACGATGACGGGACTGTTGCCATGGTTCACTATGACCACGCGGATGACGAGGAAGTGGTAGCGCTGAAGAAAGTACTGACCAGTACCCTGTCAGCAAAGGCTAAC ATTCAGCGTACCCACCAACGTGAGTTCAGTAACCGTGAAGTGGACCATGCCGGTGACCTTGAACACCAGTATAGCGTGACACGTGGTCCACAGGGGATGGTACTGAGGCGATCCCACAACAGTAGTGATGACGTCCACAGGAACCACAACAAA ACCATACATTACAATAGCCTGGGAACAGTTAAGTATGTTTTGGCAGATGACACCATCAGACTGCGACAGTCAAAGTCTAGAAATATAAG TACCAATGCTCTGAATGCCGTCCCGATACAAGACTGGTCGTCCGGAG ATTTTCCGCAAATTTCCTCAAATGCAGTTTCCAAGCTTCAGCTGACAAAGAAAAGGTAA